The Dermochelys coriacea isolate rDerCor1 chromosome 12, rDerCor1.pri.v4, whole genome shotgun sequence genome has a window encoding:
- the LOC119841370 gene encoding LOW QUALITY PROTEIN: borealin-2-like (The sequence of the model RefSeq protein was modified relative to this genomic sequence to represent the inferred CDS: inserted 2 bases in 1 codon) yields MPPKKYLAAGKKRSADSGVETERGALTQQQKDQRISLFLRGFNQQAKDNLQEMKKEIDSLMQTAEKAFRVELLKMPIAVRKMKRKDLLNLQGGGDEAAVVAAAVVANDCSVEDIPNTRLVRNCSKRVKVTTIVEYKDEENVPAKKASQKVSKTKSLVSLASSIHLKENHSLSRSACSTPNVRHFKAPTSTAANYKSAPRVSRRLPQIAVSRTVPMREKVQAMSLRSNSVPREKXCSICNIPLADGKTLCSAGEDLHNINVELLNDDTVQHIHNLVSQLTVLCGKATVKPS; encoded by the exons ATGCCGCCGAAGAAGTACCTTGCCGCGGGCAAGAAGCGCAGCGCCGACTCCGGTGTGGAGACAGAGCGGGGCGCGCTGACCCAGCAGCAGAAGGACCAGCGGATCAGCCTCTTCCTCAGGGGCTTCAACCAGCAGG ccAAAGACAATCTTCaagaaatgaagaaagaaattGATTCACTTATGCAAACAGCTGAGAAAGCATTTAGAGTGGAGTTACTGAAGATGCCCATTGCTgtcagaaaaatgaaaagaaaagactTGCTTA ACctgcaaggaggaggagatgaagcTGCTGTTGTAGCTGCCGCTGTTGTAGCG AATGACTGTTCTGTAGAGGACATTCCAAATACCAGGCTGGTGAGGAATTGCAGCAAAAGAG ttAAGGTAACTACAATTGTTGAATATAAAGATGAGGAGAATGTGCCTGCCAAGAAAGCATCTCAAAAG gtGTCTAAAACAAAATCACTGGTTTCTTTAGCTTCCAGCATACATCTCAAAGAAAACCACTCTCTTTCCAG ATCTGCATGCTCCACTCCAAATGTGAGGCATTTTAAGGCTCCTACGTCTACAGCTGCAAACTATAAATCTGCTCCACGGGTTTCTAGAAG ACTACCACAAATAGCTGTCTCAAGAACTGTACCTATGAGAGAGAAAGTCCAAGCCATGTCACTAAGAAGTAACTCAGTGCCTCGGGAAAA CTGTTCCATTTGTAATATACCTCTGGCTGATGGAAAG ACTCTCTGTTCTGCCGGTGAAGACCTCCATAACATCAATGTCGAGTTGCTTAATGATGACAcagttcagcatattcataatcTGGTG AGCCAGTTGACTGTTTTATGTGGAAAAGCAACAGTTAAACCAAGTTAA